One window of Manihot esculenta cultivar AM560-2 chromosome 17, M.esculenta_v8, whole genome shotgun sequence genomic DNA carries:
- the LOC110605287 gene encoding glucan endo-1,3-beta-glucosidase 3 isoform X2: protein MAVVLLLLLLVASAVSADEDSFIGVNVGTAVSDMPSPTQVVALLKAQNIRHVRLYDADRAMLLALANTGIRVTVSVPNEQLLGIGQSNATAANWVARNVIAHVPATNITAIAVGSEVLTTLPNAAPVLVSALKFIHSALVASNLDGQIKVSTPHSSSIILDSFPPSQAFFNRSWDPVMVPLMKFLQSTRSYFMLNVYPYYDYMQSNGVIPLDYALFRPLPPNKEAVDANTLLHYTNVFDAVVDAAYFAMSYLNFTNVPIVVTESGWPSKGDSNEPDATIDNANTYNSNLIRHVLNNTGTPKHPGIAVSTYIYELYNEDSRPGPVSEKNWGLFNANGVPVYVLHLTGAGTVLANDTTNQTFCVAKEGSDPKMLQAALDWACGPGKVDCSPLLQGQQCYEPDNVVAHSTYAFNAYFQSMAKSPGTCDFKGVATITTTDPTLGEMAP, encoded by the exons ATGGCTGTGGTGCTCTTGCTCTTGTTATTGGTAGCCTCTGCGGTTTCTGCTGACGAAG ATTCTTTCATCGGTGTCAATGTTGGTACTGCCGTATCAGACATGCCAAGCCCAACTCAGGTGGTGGCCCTTCTTAAGGCTCAGAATATCAGACATGTCAGGCTCTATGATGCTGATCGAGCCATGCTGCTCGCACTTGCCAACACAGGCATCCGTGTAACAGTTTCTGTTCCTAATGAGCAGCTCCTTGGGATTGGTCAATCCAATGCTACTGCAGCTAACTGGGTTGCTCGCAATGTAATAGCCCATGTTCCTGCCACCAACATTACTGCCATAGCAGTTGGATCCGAAGTTCTAACCACCCTCCCAAATGCTGCCCCAGTCTTAGTCTCTGCCCTAAAGTTCATCCACTCTGCCCTTGTTGCATCTAATCTTGATGGCCAAATTAAAGTTTCTACTCCACACTCTTCTTCTATCATCCTAGACTCCTTTCCTCCTTCCCAAGCTTTCTTTAATCGCTCATGGGACCCAGTCATGGTTCCCTTGATGAAATTTTTGCAGTCAACTAGGTCATACTTCATGCTAAATGTATATCCGTATTATGATTACATGCAATCAAATGGTGTGATCCCTTTGGACTATGCGCTTTTTCGTCCCCTCCCTCCTAACAAGGAAGCTGTGGATGCTAACACGCTTCTTCACTACACAAATGTATTTGATGCTGTAGTTGATGCGGCATATTTTGCAATGTCCTATCTAAACTTCACCAATGTCCCCATTGTTGTTACTGAGTCTGGTTGGCCctccaaaggtgactccaatgAGCCAGATGCGACAATTGACAATGCAAACACTTACAACAGTAACTTAATTAGGCATGTCCTTAATAACACTGGCACTCCCAAACATCCAGGGATTGCAGTTAGTACTTATATTTATGAGCTTTATAATGAGGATTCAAGACCTGGACCGGTTTCTGAGAAGAACTGGGGACTTTTTAATGCCAATGGAGTTCCAGTTTATGTCTTGCACTTGACAGGTGCTGGTACTGTGTTGGCAAATGACACTACAAACCAGACGTTTTGTGTTGCGAAGGAGGGTTCTGACCCAAAGATGCTACAGGCAGCACTGGACTGGGCTTGTGGACCAGGAAAAGTCGATTGCTCGCCTTTATTGCAAGGCCAACAATGTTATGAGCCAGACAATGTGGTTGCACATTCAACATATGCCTTTAATGCTTATTTCCAGTCGATGGCCAAGTCTCCAGGGACCTGTGATTTTAAAGGGGTGGCTACCATCACTACCACTGACCCAA CTCTGGGAGAAATGGCACCTTGA
- the LOC110604455 gene encoding pentatricopeptide repeat-containing protein At2g01860, whose product MDCKFLFLGLRPVVPLQSNFYWKSRIPLTLIAHSNRKAHYRKKLPKNLRSPRRYKLPPDFGVNLFLKKPTTGGDPSQTDPVLDDNGYLSQEEEEEIAGHNDDIVWEADEIEAISSLFQGRIPQKPGKLNRERPLPLSLPYKLRPLGLPTPKRHIKNVSPWVVSSRDTICKRVYKNPTFLVSLAKEIKRLNPDDDVSVVLNDCARFLRKGSLSLTIRELGHMSLPERALQTFCWAQKQPHLFPDDRILASTVEVLARNQDLKFPFDFQKFTSFASRGVIEAMIRGFIRGRSLKLAWNLLSVATQDKRMLDPNIYAKLILEFGKNPDKHMLVEQLLYELGERENLNLSHQDCTAIMKVLVRLKKFELANSLFHWFKLSGREPSVVMYTTLIHSYYSENKFRQALTVVWEMEGSNCLFDLPAYRVVIKLFVALNDLSRAVRYFSKLKEAGFSPTYDIYRDLITVYMVYGRLAKCKEIWNEAEMAGFKLDEKMKSELLQLERETM is encoded by the coding sequence ATGGATTGTAAATTCTTGTTCTTGGGTCTGCGTCCAGTGGTGCCATTGCAAAGTAATTTTTATTGGAAAAGCAGGATACCCTTAACTTTGATTGCACATTCCAATAGAAAAGCACACTACAGAAAGAAGCTACCCAAAAACCTTCGGTCTCCGCGACGATATAAGCTTCCTCCTGATTTTGGGGTTAATTTGTTCCTGAAAAAACCCACCACTGGTGGTGACCCCTCGCAAACGGATCCTGTTCTGGACGATAATGGTTATTTATCTcaagaggaagaagaggaaaTAGCGGGGCATAATGATGATATTGTTTGGGAAGCAGATGAGATTGAAGCAATATCCTCTCTTTTTCAAGGGAGGATCCCTCAGAAGCCTGGAAAGTTGAATAGAGAAAGACCTCTCCCACTTTCACTTCCTTACAAACTGAGACCTCTGGGACTTCCTACTCCGAAGAGACACATTAAAAATGTTAGTCCATGGGTAGTTTCTTCGCGGGACACTATATGCAAGCGTGTTTACAAAAATCCAACATTTCTTGTCAGTTTAGCCAAGGAAATTAAGCGCCTTAATCCAGATGATGATGTATCTGTAGTTCTAAATGATTGTGCCCGTTTCTTGCGTAAAGGGTCCTTGTCATTAACAATTCGAGAGCTGGGTCATATGAGTCTTCCAGAGCGAGCTCTACAGACCTTCTGTTGGGCTCAGAAACAACCTCATCTTTTCCCTGATGATCGGATTTTGGCTTCCACTGTTGAGGTTTTGGCAAGGAATCAAGACTTAAAATTCCCATTCGACTTTCAAAAGTTCACTAGTTTTGCAAGTCGAGGTGTGATTGAGGCAATGATTAGGGGCTTCATTCGTGGTAGAAGCTTAAAACTGGCTTGGAACCTTCTCTCGGTAGCCACCCAGGACAAAAGAATGTTAGACCCCAACATATATGCAAAATTAATATTGGAGTTTGGAAAGAACCCTGATAAACACATGCTTGTGGAGCAGTTGTTGTATGAGCTTGGGGAAAgagaaaatttgaatttaagcCATCAGGATTGCACTGCTATAATGAAGGTTCTCGTCAGGCTTAAAAAATTTGAGTTAGCTAATAGTCTGTTCCATTGGTTTAAACTATCGGGTCGCGAGCCAAGTGTTGTTATGTACACTACTCTGATTCACAGCTACTATTCTGAGAATAAATTCAGGCAGGCGTTAACTGTGGTGTGGGAAATGGAGGGATCAAATTGTCTCTTTGATCTCCCCGCTTATCGTGTTGTTATCAAGCTGTTTGTTGCCTTGAATGATCTCTCGAGGGCTGTGAGATATTTTTCAAAACTTAAGGAAGCGGGTTTCTCTCCAACTTACGACATATATAGGGACTTGATTACAGTTTATATGGTTTATGGGAGGCTGGCAAAGTGTAAGGAGATCTGGAACGAAGCAGAGATGGCGGGATTCAAGTTGGATGAGAAAATGAAGTCAGAATTACTGCAACTTGAAAGAGAAACAATGTAA
- the LOC110605287 gene encoding glucan endo-1,3-beta-glucosidase 3 isoform X1: MAVVLLLLLLVASAVSADEDSFIGVNVGTAVSDMPSPTQVVALLKAQNIRHVRLYDADRAMLLALANTGIRVTVSVPNEQLLGIGQSNATAANWVARNVIAHVPATNITAIAVGSEVLTTLPNAAPVLVSALKFIHSALVASNLDGQIKVSTPHSSSIILDSFPPSQAFFNRSWDPVMVPLMKFLQSTRSYFMLNVYPYYDYMQSNGVIPLDYALFRPLPPNKEAVDANTLLHYTNVFDAVVDAAYFAMSYLNFTNVPIVVTESGWPSKGDSNEPDATIDNANTYNSNLIRHVLNNTGTPKHPGIAVSTYIYELYNEDSRPGPVSEKNWGLFNANGVPVYVLHLTGAGTVLANDTTNQTFCVAKEGSDPKMLQAALDWACGPGKVDCSPLLQGQQCYEPDNVVAHSTYAFNAYFQSMAKSPGTCDFKGVATITTTDPSHGSCKFPGSSGRNGTLTNTTSLAPSSNSTSSDSPPLHIHNVDPFTISVIGALLTSTVFL, encoded by the exons ATGGCTGTGGTGCTCTTGCTCTTGTTATTGGTAGCCTCTGCGGTTTCTGCTGACGAAG ATTCTTTCATCGGTGTCAATGTTGGTACTGCCGTATCAGACATGCCAAGCCCAACTCAGGTGGTGGCCCTTCTTAAGGCTCAGAATATCAGACATGTCAGGCTCTATGATGCTGATCGAGCCATGCTGCTCGCACTTGCCAACACAGGCATCCGTGTAACAGTTTCTGTTCCTAATGAGCAGCTCCTTGGGATTGGTCAATCCAATGCTACTGCAGCTAACTGGGTTGCTCGCAATGTAATAGCCCATGTTCCTGCCACCAACATTACTGCCATAGCAGTTGGATCCGAAGTTCTAACCACCCTCCCAAATGCTGCCCCAGTCTTAGTCTCTGCCCTAAAGTTCATCCACTCTGCCCTTGTTGCATCTAATCTTGATGGCCAAATTAAAGTTTCTACTCCACACTCTTCTTCTATCATCCTAGACTCCTTTCCTCCTTCCCAAGCTTTCTTTAATCGCTCATGGGACCCAGTCATGGTTCCCTTGATGAAATTTTTGCAGTCAACTAGGTCATACTTCATGCTAAATGTATATCCGTATTATGATTACATGCAATCAAATGGTGTGATCCCTTTGGACTATGCGCTTTTTCGTCCCCTCCCTCCTAACAAGGAAGCTGTGGATGCTAACACGCTTCTTCACTACACAAATGTATTTGATGCTGTAGTTGATGCGGCATATTTTGCAATGTCCTATCTAAACTTCACCAATGTCCCCATTGTTGTTACTGAGTCTGGTTGGCCctccaaaggtgactccaatgAGCCAGATGCGACAATTGACAATGCAAACACTTACAACAGTAACTTAATTAGGCATGTCCTTAATAACACTGGCACTCCCAAACATCCAGGGATTGCAGTTAGTACTTATATTTATGAGCTTTATAATGAGGATTCAAGACCTGGACCGGTTTCTGAGAAGAACTGGGGACTTTTTAATGCCAATGGAGTTCCAGTTTATGTCTTGCACTTGACAGGTGCTGGTACTGTGTTGGCAAATGACACTACAAACCAGACGTTTTGTGTTGCGAAGGAGGGTTCTGACCCAAAGATGCTACAGGCAGCACTGGACTGGGCTTGTGGACCAGGAAAAGTCGATTGCTCGCCTTTATTGCAAGGCCAACAATGTTATGAGCCAGACAATGTGGTTGCACATTCAACATATGCCTTTAATGCTTATTTCCAGTCGATGGCCAAGTCTCCAGGGACCTGTGATTTTAAAGGGGTGGCTACCATCACTACCACTGACCCAA GTCATGGTTCTTGTAAATTTCCTGGAAG CTCTGGGAGAAATGGCACCTTGACAAATACCACATCACTTGCCCCATCTTCCAATTCAACAAGTTCTGACAGCCCTCCACTACATATCCATAATGTGGATCCTTTCACAATCTCTGTGATAGGTGCTTTGCTAACGAGTACAGTTTTCTTGTAA
- the LOC110605288 gene encoding F-box protein SKIP28 encodes MEISHFEEHQKDEALGVSMQTLPILPSLDSRPNSSNPQAEPGPPHEALFFVLAYLPVYELINMSEVCMSFRDAVNKDVLPWLDIIIDRPLSSRLSNEILWEITTKANGRLRALVLRNCQKITNDGLQRVAEKNPFITKLHLPACTGLTPEGIIRAVNTLSHHQNNLKSLQINGIYNIKKEHVETIFSHLKMNPLQQKLPPILYHHYRSSSSRSTESDRIIDVGICPQCNEVRMVFDCPRETCRQMRGQLFEICRGCNFCIPRCEECGGCVCAEELEEAACPDILCSNCWLNLPKCNYCNKPYCKQHSNQQFSSPGCTGFICEACHMTALVDS; translated from the exons ATGGAGATTTCACATTTTGAAGAACACCAAAAAGATGAAGCTCTTGGCGTGTCCATGCAGACTCTTCCAATCTTGCCTTCTCTTGATTCCCGTCCCAATTCATCAAACCCACAAGCCGAGCCAGGGCCACCCCACGAGGCTTTGTTCTTCGTCTTGGCTTATCTTCCTGTATATGAGCTTATTAACATGAGTGAAGTTTGCATGTCATTTAGAGATGCAGTCAATAAAGATGTATTGCCGTGGTTGGATATCATCATTGACAGGCCTTTGAGCTCGCGGTTGTCTAATGAAATTCTGTGGGAAATCACTACAAAGGCGAATGGTAGATTGAGAGCTTTGGTTCTCAGGAACTGTCAAAAAATAACTAATGATGGGCTTCAaagagttgcagagaaaaaTCCTTTTATCACTAAG CTCCATCTACCAGCATGCACTGGCTTAACCCCTGAGGGAATCATCAGAGCTGTGAATACACTATCCCATCATCAAAACAACTTAAAGAGCTTGCAGATAAATGGTATCTACAACATAAAGAAAGAACATGTTGAAACAATTTTCTCCCATCTTAAAATGAATCCACTGCAACAGAAGCTACCCCCTATCCTGTATCATCACTATAGAAGTTCATCATCAAGAAGCACAGAAAGTGATCGGATAATTGACGTGGGTATCTGTCCGCAATGCAATGAAGTTAGAATGGTTTTTGATTGTCCAAGGGAAACTTGCAGGCAGATGAGAGGCCAGTTGTTTGAAATTTGCAGGGGATGCAACTTCTGCATTCCAAGGTGTGAAGAGTGTGGAGGATGTGTGTGTGCTGAAGAACTAGAGGAGGCTGCATGTCCAGACATATTGTGTTCAAATTGTTGGCTTAATCTTCCAAAATGTAACTATTGCAACAAGCCATATTGCAAGCAACATAGCAACCAGCAGTTCAGCTCTCCAGGTTGCACTGGATTCATTTGTGAAGCATGTCATATGACAGCCCTCGTAGACTCGTGA